The following nucleotide sequence is from Rhodospirillales bacterium.
CGGGGCATGAACAATATACCCGCAATATGGCAACGGCCGCATCTACGGCAGATGTGGCCATTATCCTGATTGATGCGCGCAAGGGCGTTTTGATGCAGACGCGGCGTCATTCGTTTATTGCCAGCCTGATGGGCATTAAACATGTTGTCGTCGCGGTGAACAAGATGGATCTGATTGGCTATGACGAAGCAGCGTTCACGGCGATTAAAGAAGATTACCGCGCTTTCGCCAAGGGGCTGGATATTGAGCATATTACCTGCATTCCGATGTCAGCCCTGGGTGGAGATAATGTTATGCAGCGCAGCGCTAAAATGGATTGGTATGATGGCCCGACCCTGATGGCCTATCTGGAAACAGTTGAGGTTGAAGATTTAGCGCAGGACTGTCCGTTTCGTATGCCGGTTCAGTGGGTTAACCGTCCGAATCTTGATTTTCGCGGGTTTTCCGGTCAGGTTGCCGCCGGCCGGATTGAGCCGGGGATGGAAATCAAGGTTATGCCGTCTGGCAAAACGTCCCGTGTCAGCAAGATCGTTACGTTCGATGGTGAGCTGCCCGAGGCGGTGGCCAGCCAATCCGTAACAGTGACGCTTGCAGACGAGATCGACATCTCGCGCGGCGACATGATTTGTGCTGCCGAACATCCGGCGGAAATTACTGACCAGTTTGAAGCGTATCTGATCTGGATGGGAGATGAAAAAATGCTGCCCGGCCGTCCTTATATCATGAAAACCGGGGCACATCAGGTGCCGGTAAGTGTGACGAAGCTTAAATACACGATCAATGTTAACACGATGGAGGAGCATGCTGCCCACTCTTTGGTGCTTAACGAAATCGGCGTGTGCAACTTTTCTGCCGAACGGGATTTTCCTTTCGATATATTCCGGGATATTCCGGGGACGGGCAGCTTTATCCTGATCGACCGGATCACCAATGCTACGGTTGGCGCAGGGACGATTAACTTCGCGTTGCGCCGGGCGTCTAATATTCACTGGCAGGCTCTTGATGTTGACAAAAATACACGCGCGGCTCTCATGCATCAGACGCCACGGGTTGTTTGGATGACTGGTTTGTCGGGGGCTGGAAAATCGACGATTGCGAACCTGGTCGAAAAGAAACTTCATTCACTTGGTAAGCACACTTATACGCTGGATGGGGACAATGTGCGCCATGGTCTGAACCGCGATCTGGGCTTTACCGATGCTCAACGCGTCGAGAATATTCGCCGCGTGGCCGAGGTTGCAAAGCTGATGACCGATGCGGGATTGATCGTGCTGGTGTCGTTTATCTCGCCTTTTCGGGCTGAACGTCGTATGGCGCGGCGTTTGTTTGAAGATGGCGAGTTTATCGAGGTTTTTGTTGATGCTTCTCTTGAAACGGTTGAAAGCCGTGATCCTAAAGGTCTTTACAAAAAAGCCCGCAAAGGGGAAATCGCCAACTTTACCGGGATCGACAGCCCTTACGAGCGTCCGGAATACGCGGATCTGACTATCGATTCAAACAAGATGTCCGCAGAAGAAGCGGCAGAAAAAATCGTGGCTCTGCTGATGGATACGTAGAGGTTGTCGTTACGTATTATATAGCTGCGCCAATTTTAAACTGTCTTCAAAGGCTTTATAAATTTTTTCTTTATGCGAGGGTTTAACTGTATCAATAGAAGGAACTTCTTCAGATTGTTTTCTGAACCCGCTTTTGGCTTTTGAAGTCATACTAAAACCCATCAAGCCCTTTGATGAGAAAAAGCCTTGTAGTGATTTTTCCAAATTCTCATATGGCAGAACGAGATCTACATCAAGTTCCAAATCACCTGTTTCATTGCGTTTGCTATATAGTGAAACATCTTCTGGGAAGTCTCCTTTTTCTACATATTCCTCCCATGATAGTTTGTAGGAACTGTCTTTGTTGTGATAGGAAGAATATCGAAGCATACAGTAGTGAGAGATGCATTTATCGATGGGTTCTCTTTCAATACAAAAAAATGTTAGCTCCATTGACTTTTCTTTGCCAAGGAAATTTTTTATTTCGGAAGAAGACATATGATTGTAAATTTTTTGTTTAAATAGTCTTTTGTGGTTTCTGGCTTTGTGTCCTTCTTCCTTTGGTTTAATTTCAGTCAGGATGTCGGATTGAGGCAGCAACGGCGATAGGGAAACTTCTATAGCAGTTCCTGCTGTTTTATGAGTTTTAACGAATGCAAAATTGTGTTTGAAACTTATGACAGCCATACTAACCTTCTGCTTGAGCTGATGCAGAGTAATCATCAGCCATTCTCTTTTTGTAGTGACTATAGCACCCTTATTGCTGCGTTAAAAATAAACATACTTAATTTCAAAATTCCTTCTGTGTAATCCGGCGTGGATCACATCTTCCGCGCGAGAGATCAAACAAAGCCATCAGATTGCCGCGCAGACGCCCTGTATAATCGACATCGCGGCGGATGGGGATAAGGGTTTTCAGGATATTGGCGATAAAATTGCGTACGGCTTGCATAAACCCGGCCCTGAACGGCACAGTGCCTTTGCGGATCAGGTAATGGAGGTTTGCGATTTGCGAATAGCCGAAACGCAGGCCGCTGGTGCGCCCGCCAGTTGCGCCCATATGAACGCCGATACAATCCGGATAACGGATTACGCGGCCTAATCGTAAACATTGGCCGGTAAAATCGCGATCTTCCTGCCAGCTATAAAGCGGGAGGTTTTCATCAAAGCGCAGAGCGCTGATAGCCGTGCCAAGAAACGCCATATTGCAGCCATAGGCGCAGTCTGTTTCGCTTTCATGGTTCTGGTTGGCCCAGTGTTTAAGGGGAGGTTTTTGCTCACTCAGGAAAGCGGCGGCTTCTTCTTCGCTATAACCTCCGCTCATCACGCCGTCAGCCAGAACGCGACCCGTCAGGCCGACAATATCCCCTTTGGCGAAACGGGTTGCGGCTTTTTCCAGCCAGTCGGGCGCGGGCCGGAAATCATCGTCGAAAAATGTGCAGAAGTAACTATTCGGTTCGCCGTTAAAAGCGCCTTGGGTTTTTAATGCTTCAATTCCTGCGTTGCGCTGACAGGTTAATCCGATTTTTGTGGAAACAAACACTTCGTAAGATCCTGAAAGCGCCATAGGGTGATCGTTCAATCCGGCAATATCCTGATCTTCCGCTCCGACGACAAGAGTCATCGTGGGGGTAAGCGTTTGCCGCGCCAGATAATCCAGAAGGACGTATGTTTCCTTCGCCCGTCCTTTTGTGGCAATAATTACGTAGGGATATATCATGACTCTAACTGTTTTATCTTATAACTCAAAAACAAATATGTTAAATTCTGGTTGGACAGCAGCGACAAAATAATATAGAAACGCTCCATTAGGCAAGAGAACTCTTTTGAGCGCGCCAGATGTCATGAGCTCTTATGCGTTGTCCCTGTTAATTTAAGGTCTATGTTATGACAGCAAACAATAACCGTCCTATCCACAATCTCGTAAAGGACTGTTTGGGATTCGCTGTGAGTAACATAAACGGCCAATGTGAGTTTAGTAAATCTATCTTCGTTATTGCACATATGAGGTGCGGCTCAACTGCGCTTAGTAACGTGCTTACAAATCACCCTTCTATAAGTGGTTTTGGAGAGGCTCATATAGAGTATGGAAGTCGGTCAAAACTTGGAAATTTAGTTATACGGCAGATAAAAGAAAAAAGCTGGAAACATAAATCCGACTATTTATTTGATAAAATATTGCACTCGTCTTACGACAAAAATGTTTGTGAAGACTTTTATAATTCAAAAGCGATTTTTTTGGCAAGAGAGCCTGAAGCTTCCATATTGTCCATTCGCAATTTGTTTGAACGAATTAATTCCAAAGATTTTTGTACAGACCAACTGGCTGCGGATTACTATATAGAACGCGTAAGCGACATTATAAAAACCTGGCATCGTTTTGAAGCCAGGAACAGGCTTGGGCTAACGCATAGTGATTTGGTTTCCGGTCCCGATGCGCAGCTTAATAGAATTAGTGCTTTCATTGGAATTTCTCCCCCGCTGGAAAACAAATACGAAAGTCGCAGCGCTTCTACAAAAGAAGGAGCGGGGGACCCTCTTTCTTCTGACAAGTTTAATAAGATTCTAGCCGACGGTGACGGAACGTCGCTCTCAAAAACAAGAAACCTTGAAATTACGGAATCAACACACGAAAAAATACAAAGCGTCTATAAGAAGTTTATACGTATAATCCGTGATGATCCTGTGTAGATGTTTTAATTGGACAGCGGTGGCAAAGTAATATAGGAACGCTCGTTTAGGTAAGGCAACTCCAACACGCCTAACATAATTTGCTCTTACGCCTTGTGTTTGGAGCGCCTGAGGTTATCGGATCATGTCTTTTGACTCAAAAGAAATACCTTTTTCCCACAAAATTGCGAATGGCGGGTCTCTGACCATCGCGGGAAAACTTGTGTGCCGCTGTCTGGACCTTATTACTCTGGCTATTCTTTCGCGTCTGCTCAGCCCGGCTGACTTTGGCCTGACCGCGCTGGCTATGACATCGGTTATTATTGCAGAAACTGTGACGTCTCTTCCTTTGGCTGCTGCTTTGTTACGTGTTTCAAAACCAAGCCGGGCTATGTATGACACGGCTTTTACCCTTGCCTTTTTACGCGGTGTTTTGTTGGCAGTCGTTTTGAGCGCATTGGGATTTGTCATGATGTATATTTATAATGAACCCCGGCTGGTGGCTTTGGTGGCAGCCTTGTCTATCGCTCCCATTTTGCGGGGTCTTCTTAGTCCCCGCATGGTCGATTATATGCGGGAGATGAATTTTATGCCGGAAGCCGGCATTGAAATTGCGGGGAAAACCGCTGCACTTGTTGCTTCCTGTGCGGTGGCTTTTTCCACCCATTCTTACTGGGCGATTGCCGTTTCAACTATTACAACGCCTTTTGTCATGAATTTGCTCTCTTATCGGGCCGCTCCCTACAGGCCACGTTTTTGCCTATCGGAATGGGTGTTGTTTAAAAATTATGTGGGGTGGAATTCGTTGACACAGCTTATTGGTGCATTGAAATGGCAAATGGATAAGCTCTTGCTTGGATATTTTGTACCCAAGGCAACGCTTGGTCAGTATACGATGGCGTCTGATCTTAACAATATTCCGCTTCAGTCTATTGTTGTGCCTTTGAAACGTCCGGTGCTTGCGTCTTACTCAGCACGTGGTGTAAGGCCACCGGAAGAATTGATGAAGACCTATCTTAAGACATCAAATGCCATGCTGGCTTTTGCCGGGCCGGTTTTTGTTGGGCTCGCGCTTTTGGCTGTGCCCGCTGTATATCTGGTTTTAGGTCCAAAATGGGAAGAGGCAGGAAGCCTTTTGCAATGGATTGCGATTGCAGCATTGCTGACTCTGCCCGTCATTAACCTTGATCAGTTGGCCTTAGCGCTTGATGAAGCGCGTATGCTGACATGGCGCACGGTTTTAGAATTTTGCGTCGCTGTGCCGTTGTTGTTTTTTGGGTGCGTTACTTATGGCGTGATGGGGGTTGTCGGCGCTCGCATTATCGGTGGGTTGTTTACGGTACTTATCAGTATGGAGGCGGTGCGTAAGCTGATTGGGTGTTCTTTTGCCTGTCAAATTATGGTATTGCAACGCACTGTATTTGCTCTTTTCCTTATGGGTGGAAGTTTGTGGTTTTTACGGCCTCTGGTTATTATGGACGATTCTGTGATTGCTTTGGCCTTTAGCCTTGCCGGTGTGGGGTTGGGGGGGCTGTTATTTTACATAGTATCCATTGCTATTTTTTGGCGACTGGCTGGCTATCCTGCCGGTATTGAAGCTGTCGTGTGGGGAAAGGGAGAAAATATACTTTCACAAATGAAAAAGCGGTTGGTTTCCTGATGTTTTTCAGGATTTAATTTCGTCTAAAATCTCCCGGTAAAGCGTTAGGCTGTCCTCGGCGGCGCCAGTCTGTGTACCTCGGCCATAGGCATCGACGTAGCGGATAATGTCTTCTTCGCGGCAGATGCCTGTTTGTTTTTCGTAGATCTTACAAGGCTTGCTTGTCAGGT
It contains:
- the cysN gene encoding sulfate adenylyltransferase subunit CysN; protein product: MHSDSALIEEDVEEYLRAHEHKTLLRFITCGSVDDGKSTLIGRLLYDSKMIFEDQLAALESDSKKVGTQGNSIDFALLVDGLAAEREQGITIDVAYRFFSTENRKFIVADTPGHEQYTRNMATAASTADVAIILIDARKGVLMQTRRHSFIASLMGIKHVVVAVNKMDLIGYDEAAFTAIKEDYRAFAKGLDIEHITCIPMSALGGDNVMQRSAKMDWYDGPTLMAYLETVEVEDLAQDCPFRMPVQWVNRPNLDFRGFSGQVAAGRIEPGMEIKVMPSGKTSRVSKIVTFDGELPEAVASQSVTVTLADEIDISRGDMICAAEHPAEITDQFEAYLIWMGDEKMLPGRPYIMKTGAHQVPVSVTKLKYTINVNTMEEHAAHSLVLNEIGVCNFSAERDFPFDIFRDIPGTGSFILIDRITNATVGAGTINFALRRASNIHWQALDVDKNTRAALMHQTPRVVWMTGLSGAGKSTIANLVEKKLHSLGKHTYTLDGDNVRHGLNRDLGFTDAQRVENIRRVAEVAKLMTDAGLIVLVSFISPFRAERRMARRLFEDGEFIEVFVDASLETVESRDPKGLYKKARKGEIANFTGIDSPYERPEYADLTIDSNKMSAEEAAEKIVALLMDT
- a CDS encoding glycosyltransferase family 2 protein, with the protein product MIYPYVIIATKGRAKETYVLLDYLARQTLTPTMTLVVGAEDQDIAGLNDHPMALSGSYEVFVSTKIGLTCQRNAGIEALKTQGAFNGEPNSYFCTFFDDDFRPAPDWLEKAATRFAKGDIVGLTGRVLADGVMSGGYSEEEAAAFLSEQKPPLKHWANQNHESETDCAYGCNMAFLGTAISALRFDENLPLYSWQEDRDFTGQCLRLGRVIRYPDCIGVHMGATGGRTSGLRFGYSQIANLHYLIRKGTVPFRAGFMQAVRNFIANILKTLIPIRRDVDYTGRLRGNLMALFDLSRGRCDPRRITQKEF
- a CDS encoding sulfotransferase family protein → MTANNNRPIHNLVKDCLGFAVSNINGQCEFSKSIFVIAHMRCGSTALSNVLTNHPSISGFGEAHIEYGSRSKLGNLVIRQIKEKSWKHKSDYLFDKILHSSYDKNVCEDFYNSKAIFLAREPEASILSIRNLFERINSKDFCTDQLAADYYIERVSDIIKTWHRFEARNRLGLTHSDLVSGPDAQLNRISAFIGISPPLENKYESRSASTKEGAGDPLSSDKFNKILADGDGTSLSKTRNLEITESTHEKIQSVYKKFIRIIRDDPV
- a CDS encoding oligosaccharide flippase family protein translates to MSFDSKEIPFSHKIANGGSLTIAGKLVCRCLDLITLAILSRLLSPADFGLTALAMTSVIIAETVTSLPLAAALLRVSKPSRAMYDTAFTLAFLRGVLLAVVLSALGFVMMYIYNEPRLVALVAALSIAPILRGLLSPRMVDYMREMNFMPEAGIEIAGKTAALVASCAVAFSTHSYWAIAVSTITTPFVMNLLSYRAAPYRPRFCLSEWVLFKNYVGWNSLTQLIGALKWQMDKLLLGYFVPKATLGQYTMASDLNNIPLQSIVVPLKRPVLASYSARGVRPPEELMKTYLKTSNAMLAFAGPVFVGLALLAVPAVYLVLGPKWEEAGSLLQWIAIAALLTLPVINLDQLALALDEARMLTWRTVLEFCVAVPLLFFGCVTYGVMGVVGARIIGGLFTVLISMEAVRKLIGCSFACQIMVLQRTVFALFLMGGSLWFLRPLVIMDDSVIALAFSLAGVGLGGLLFYIVSIAIFWRLAGYPAGIEAVVWGKGENILSQMKKRLVS